The genomic window CccagggtgtcctggaactcactgtgtagatcaggttggcctagaacttaaaggtctgtctctgtccccagagtactaggattaaaggcaagcatcaCCACGCCCCaatgaattttgattttttttaaagatgaaaagtgagccttttttttttttttgcagaaaatgCCTTTTGgggtatatattgcatatattctcttaagaaaataaaaaagcagatatGTATCTGGGGTGGGGCAGAACCGAGAAAAGTTATCCCTTAGCTCTGGGGGATTTGTTCATTAAGATTGTCTCCTTTGAGTTTTGAGGACATTCCTCGCATTCCCTGGGACCCCAATCCGTGGTATATATTCTCTTCACCACAATTGCTTCGGAAGACTAAGAGCTgacattcctttaaaaatataaccaGAAACATTCACAAGGTGGGACCTACGGAATTTGCTTCGGAATTTCATGAAATACGAGCCCTCactccctgcacacacacacacacacacacacacacacacacacacactcacacacacacacactcgccctcctctcttcctttctctcttcacaTTCCATCTTTTCGTAGGTCACATCCCCATCGCCTCCCTGCCAATGTTGCGaattatttcaagaaaaatacCCTGCCGCCCTGCCCCGCACAAGCTGTGCCGTCAGCCTTTGAGCTCTTGAGTCATTGTAGGCgttggaacaaaacaaaaacaggcttaaatgaattatttatcaAGGTCGAGAGTAATTGATTTGTGCAGGGCCGTCAGTGCtggattttaaatgtttcctcCCCTTCCGCGCTTTCGAAAGCTGGCTGTGAACTGGGGCCTCCAGCGCGAGGAGCGCTTAATTTGGATTGTTTTGGGATGATGTCAGAATGGAGACTAATCGATAACCGACCAGGAAGGAAGAGTAGCGTTTGCCCGCATTCTCCTGCAGCCCAGGCACCCTTAAGCCCTTTCCGCAGGGGTCATCTGTGCCAGGGGCTGAGGGTGGCAACACTGTCCATCTGGGCCTTGGAGTCTGAGATCAATTGCCTCAGTAAGATCAGACCTCAGTCCGTGGTCGTAACCTCTGATGGAAAATCCAAGGCCTAACCTGGGAAGGTCTTCAGGGCCATCACCCAGTTCTGGCACCAAAGGCCACTGTCTAAGGATTCTGAGGCTTCCGCCTAGACAGCCCCATCGACACCCGCGGGAACGAGCCACGTGGCTATAGAGGGGTTCCCGGATCCCTCAGGCCACCAGCGTCTGTCCGCAGCACGCCTTGGCTTTGGCTCAccaaccccagttaaatgtctGCTCGCCTCCTAAGAAAGGAGAGAGCTATCTAGATGGTACGCCTTGTTAGCCGGGTCCCTTTTCAGAGACAGCAGGACGATAAAGGACACCATGGTGGTAGGAAACAGTTCAACGTATTCTGGAAATAACGcgggacccccacccccaccccggacCCAGATCAAAGATCTCTAGATGTCCTTAGTATGAATCACCACGCACCTCCATCTTCTAGATCTGGGAATCACACCGGAGGAAGCAAGATCTCAGGAGGTCATTTGCCTCCGGGATACCTCTCAAGAGGGTcctcaacaagaaaaaaaaggagaagaaaagaaagcgaCGTCCATAATTGCCACTAAACCCTGTTCTTTACTGACATCATTCTACACAGCCACGGAAACGATGCCAACCACGCAGATTCATAAGGTTCTTAAAAATGGTAATTTGGAGTAAAATGTAACTCAAAGAACTTTGAATCATTCATTAGCACCTTATAATTACTCTGCTAATTAGGTTGACACGGCACTTAATCAGGAGTAATATGCCGTCTTGTCACTGGCGCTTCCCATTACTCTGACATTCAACAAGAGACAGGTTGGAGACGTCCTGAAGAAAGAACGCAAGTTGATACCCTCCGACAAGGCGGCGTCCCAGGCGCACTCCAGGTCCCAAATGGATCTGTGGTGACTGTTTCCTTTCCCAAACCACGACCTGCTACAGTGGGGAAGGGATGGAAGCCCTGGAGGGAGGAGCGGGAGAGCGCAGGCTGCGAGCTAGCCACCGGGTTCCTGAGGCCCCACCACAGCCTGACACTGCAGGGAACCGCAGCTGCCCACGCCACTGGAGAACGCCTCGGTCTGAGATTTTCCCGGTTCGGGAGAAAGTGCTTAGCCCGGCATTTTTTCCAGCACAGGCTCTGAGTGGAAACAAAGCGGGATTTAGAGCCAAAGACCCGATCCTCCCCGACGGGGTCAAGGATGTAGCCCCGGGCTCAGTGCTTCTCCAGAATCTTCTCCCCGGCTGGACCGAGCTGGAGCACACCAGCTCCTGGAGAGCGGAGCTCAGAGGCTGAAGGCCCACCCGGAGCTGTGGCTCTGGGTGTCACACATTTCCCCGTGGGGTCTCCTagcaccccctccccctgcccctcgtGTTTCCGCTCTGCTCAAGAGTGCTTGGGGACCGTGCGAGCGTGGCCGCGCTGCAGGCTACGGGGAGCCGCGGGATCCACTTGCCCTTCGCGGCCTCTCCACTCACCCTCCAACCCGACTTAGCACGGGCACATCTAACGCTCGGTGCCGCGTCCCCGCTTCCCGCCCGGGGGCTCCCTTCTCCAGTGCCCTCTCTGGTCTCCCTCATCTCCCTGGCCGGGCACGCGTTACAGTGGGTACCACTTGGACCCCTGGAGTAGGCGTTGGGCTCAGGGCTGCGGCCACACCGAGGTTCGGGTTCTCAAAAGAGCAGCGGGGTTCGGGGCGCGCTGCTGACGGGCTGGCCAGGCGCGCGCCCATTGGCTCACCGCACGCCAGCGTCGCTCGTTGGCGCGCAGCGGCCAATGGGGCGAGGGGGCCCGGGCGGCGGGGGCGCGGGCGGCGAGAAGCGGCGGGGGCCGTGACGTCACGGGAGGGGGTCGGCGCCGCCCGCGAGCCCGCGGATGACAAGCCAACGCGCGGGGCAGCGGCGGGAGTCGCCGGGCGCCGCCTGTCCGCGGTCTCCTGCGCCCGCGCTTGCTCCTtcgctgcttctcctcctcccggggcggcggcggcggcggcggtggcggtaTTCGCTCCGCAACTTTCCAACAAAGTTCAGAAACTCGGCTCCGGGACGGCCGGGTCACGCACGGCCGTCACCTCGGGGGCCGCCCGGGCTTAGCGGTCGCTGCACCTGCcggagccgccgccgccgccgccgcccgggACGGGGCAGTGGGCATACCCAggcggcggcggtggtggtggAAGTGGCGGCGGCGGGGTCGCTCCTGCAGCCAGCATCTTAGCCTCGGTGCGGCTCGCCGCGGCCGCTGCCGCCCACGTGCGCGGTGCTCTAGCGGAGCACACCTTCCGGCTTGTGGCATTTGGGGGGCtttgccctctctctctttttttctctttactttttgtATAAGGGGAAAAAGTTGAGTCGAAAGTGCCCACCAATTGCCACCTCCCCATTATCCTTCATTCCcgctccactttttttttcccctaaagcaGTGTCAACGTTTTTTTAGTGTCTATTTTGTTTTACGATCGATAGTTTCCCTTGCTTGATCCCGGCGGCGGATTGGCATGGACCTCATGTAGAAAATGACAGCCATGGAAGGGGCTAGCGGGTCGAGTTTTGGAATAGACACGATTTTGTCCGGTGCCGGTTCCGGCAGCCCCGGCATGATGAACGGGGATTTCCGATCGCTCGGCGAAGCGAGGACCACGGATTTTAGGAGCCAGGCCACTCCGTCACCCTGTTCGGAGATTGATACCGTGGGAACGGCGCCTTCTTCACCGATCTCGGTCACCCTGGATCCCCCGGAGCCGCATCTTGTGACAGACGGACCCCAGcatcaccatcacctccaccacggCCAACAACCGCCGCCGCCGTCCGTGGCCCCCGCGCAAAGTTTGCAGCCATCGCCTCAACAGcaaccgccgccgccgccgcctcagTCTGCAGCCCAGCAGCTCGGCTCGGCCGCCGCGGCCCCCAGGACTTCCAcctcttcctttttaattaagGACATCTTGGGAGACTGCAAACCTCTGGCGGCTTGTGCACCCTACAGCACCAGCGTTTCTTCTCCTCATCACACCCCGAAGCAGGAGAGCAACGCGGCGCACGAGAGCTTCAGGCCAAAGGTGGAGCAGGAGGACGGCAAAACCAAGCTGGATAAGAGGGAAGACTCCCAGAGCGACATCAAATGCCACGGTGAGTTGCGCCGGAGCTGCCCGGGCCACTTGGGTGACCGCCGAAGGAGAGGGGCCTAGGCAACGCATCTTAAGTTCTGTGGGTTACATTTCTGCCCCACGACCTACAACCACCATCCAGCTCCGTTCtttgttttacttaattttaaatgtgCTGGCAGGAGGGCAGCAGCTGGAAGAGATAGGATAGGAGACACTTTTCGTTGAAAACAGGGATggacttgggattttttttttttccttttagctgAGACCTTGGGAATGGAAGTGGGAGGGGTGGAGAGAACCTGATAGCTAGTTGTGGTTGTCTAGGTCTGTGACCACAACTTGATGTTTATTTTTGAATGCAAACACCGCCCCAGTATTTTCCAATACTACACCCCCTAATATTTTCTAAATGTCATCACAGGAATTGTCTAATTTAATGTTGGAAAAATTCCAAACATTATTACAGGAGCAATTTGTTTTTACTAGCTCATAGTCCGTTTTTAAGAACACTCTTCTCACCAGTACCACTCTTCTGGCCCTTTCCAGTAACGAAATATTTACAAAAACTAAATTTTATggaattaaatttgtttttgtaaaatcaAGACAACAATGGAAATTATCTTTTAATACTCTATTTTCTTCTTGGGCAATTTAATTTCATAAGTAACTGTTCTGGTCTTTGCTTGCAAAAGATTTTAAAACACCAGGGACAATTTCCCTCCTTCTTAACTgggattatttattattattattattattattattattattaatgcttAATTATCTGGTAAAGGTTGCTGTCTAGAAGGTAGGATATGGGCTCTTCATTTTGCTGTTTATAGCATTAGCATAATAGTGCCCCAAACAGATGTACAGTCTGGTCTGGCGATTTCTCGTTCACCAACCTCCCCAGTGGGTCAATTAGAGAGATTATTGTTCTTCCTGCAGGGAAGATCAAGGAGTGCTGCACAAACCGGTACAAACAGAGAGGGATTGACATATCGATTTCCCAGCATTTcagcaaaaaaaaccaaagttgaCAAATAGAATCCGGAAATTTCTGCGCTGTCACCTGGATGGGCTCAAGTGTATTTTTGAGCTCAGTTCAGTGTCTGGGTGACACATTCTCTCTGAAGCTTGGAAAGGACCTAATACAGAGGAGGTCTGCAGAAAGCTCGAGCCCAACATTTTCCAAATGCATccgaaaagaaacaaaaggcatCTTAAGTTCCAGCTTTCAGGAAAATCTTAGAGCAGTGTGACCTCTGCCTGTCTTGAAAACAGAGTAGAAAGACTTTGGAGAGTGCCTAATACAGGACCTCCCTTTGAAAACAATAAAGAGGGGGCACATAACCTCCTCTCTGACCAAAGAAAACTAGAAACAAGAGACCATATACACTTAAACTCTCCCAGGCCTCTCTGCTCTCCAAGGCCCAGTGAagagtgttgggggggggggctttgccAGGTGGGCACTACTCTCTTCTGCAGTTCAGGCTGATTTACAGAGCCCTGTCGCTGTTTCTACCCTAGGAACAAAGGAGGAAGGAGACCGGGAGATTACAAGTAGCCGAGAGAGTCCCCCAGTGAGAGCCAAGAAACCTCGAAAGGCCCGGACAGCTTTCTCAGACCACCAGCTCAATCAGCTGGAGCGTAGCTTTGAGAGGCAGAAGTACCTAAGTGTCCAGGACCGCATGGACCTGGCAGCTGCACTCAACCTCACTGACACCCAAGTCAAGACCTGGTACCAGAACCGCAGGTGAGGAGAGCTGGTGGGTCCCTGCCTGCCAGGTCGTGACTGtcttctctcctgccctctggagtcttgggaaaaaaagagagagagagagagagagagagagagagagagagagagagagagagagaagggacagagagtcAGAGGGTCTGTAGTGGGTGCTTTCAGGCAGAGCTTAGGCACACATCCAAATGGGAGTGACTAAGGGCTCCCAGAGTTTGAATACTTCTGTGCTCTCAATGTCTTAACATTTGGTTCTTTTTCCCTGTAAAACTCGAGGCACGGAGGCACTGCAATCTTCCCCATTTTGTCCTCAAACCGAGCCACACTCAGATTGAAACATCTGTGTAGCTGACACCCAGGATGAGTCTGTGTGCACAGAATACCCTCAGAACCGCCACAGGCTGGCTCCAAATGTCTGCGTCTGCATAGGGCAACATGACCTGGCTGTTGAAGTCTCCACAGAGCTAGCTGTCCCATCAGCCTTGGCTTAAATGTTAGGCAGCTGGGAAAGCCAAAGTCCAAGCCTTGGTTGCCATAACATGGAAGATGAGGGAAGGCCATCTGGGTTCGAATTGGACTGGAGGCCATGGGCTGGAGAATCAGGCAGCTGCTTGAGCATTCACTCTGGAGTGTACATGGGGGAAGGGGCGGGGACGTCTGTCCCCTGTCCTGGTTGTTTCTGCATTCTCATAAAGaaaaagggtggggaggggacacAAACCCTATCCCACATGACTgattaaaaaaagacattaagaaaGTGTGTGGCCTCACCCTGGTGGCTAGGGACAGACCTGGGCAATAGGAGTTGAGGTTATGTCCTGTTTCCACACCTGGCGCTAAACTCTCTGGGCTCAATTCTCTGCCCCCTCTGTCGTTTGTGTCCTAATCGTTCATAAGTGGGGTTGGAAATGCCCGTCCAGTTGTTATCTTACCATAATTTTCTGTCTCATTACATACGGTTTCAGCCACCCTAATTCTGTCGGAGAACATTAGTGTCATCTGTAGCCAATTTAAAACGGGAGACATGTTTATTAATTTGGCTGGAGCTGCTGGGTATGGATGCCCCACCAagcttgccttccttcctagggcaTTCAAGTAAAGACCTCTGTCCTAACTTGGTGCGGTGGGGAGAGaggagacccccccccaaaaaaaaatggaTCACAGGGTTTAATTAAGCATTACTTTCTCTTTAAGGAGAAAATATCTTGAGATCCATTTCCTGCCACCTAGAATGGTTAGGAGATGCCGCTCCCTAGGGAGAACTCACTCAAAACGAATTCCATTTTTGAACCTTGGTCGCCCTTCTGCCCTAAGCCTGTAATGCCTGGTCAGACTTAAGGAAGAATTGTCCCAGCAGCTTTCGAGAAGTGCAAACCCGGAGTATCAGCTGCCCtttgttctggttttggtttCCTTGGGTGCGGTGGGGGAGGGGCCGAGAGCCAACCTTTTAGATTGCTGGTCAGAGAACATTGGAGTAGAATTGGAGGACTAAAGAAAGACCGCTGGTGGAAAGATAGGATCTCATTTGGCCTCCAGGAAAGTTGCAGGACGTAGTTAAATCGTGGGGCAGACAGTAGGGCAGAGGGCCAGAGAAGGCAGCGAAGCTTGTATGACTCCATCTGCGAGTGTCTCCACGTAGAAAATGGAGTTtgaagaactgtttttttttttttttggtttggacCGTCCTGAGAGCGTGTGGGCGGGGAGAGGGACGTGCATCTGGGGTTCCCCAGGCCTTCTTTGAGTAGGGAGGGTAGGAGAGAGCGGGAAGCTGAGGGCACGGTGCCGGGACCGTCCTCCGCAGCCGCCGCCCGCGCCCGCCCGATTTCTTTCAGAACCAAGTGGAAGCGGCAGACTGCAGTGGGCCTGGAGCTGCTAGCCGAGGCCGGGAACTACTCCGCGCTGCAGAGGATGTTTCCGTCGCCTTATTTCTATCACCCAAGCCTGCTGGGGAGCATGGACAGCACCACGGCGGCGGCAGCGGCCGCGGCCATGTACAGCAGCATGTACCGAACTCCTCCAGCACCTCATCCGCAGCTGCAGCGGCCGCTGGTGCCCCGCGTGCTCATCCACGGCCTGGGGCCTGGGGGACAGCCGGCCCTTAACCCTTTGTCCAACCCCATCCCAGGCACCCCGCATCCCCGGTGAGGAAGGAGGGACAGTGCTGCAGCCCTCCAGGTTCCCGCCCCACCCCGGACAGCTGCCCCGCCTCTCCCCCCAGCACCAAACCAACaggaaaggaggcagaggagtAAAGGGGGGAGCTCACCGGTGGTCCGGGGTCCCCAAGGACCAGCCAACCCTCTGCTCTCCATCTGCCCCCTCAGAGGCAGGGCCGCAGAGCTCCCCAAGTGTGACTGAAGAAAATACTGACCCCATTGAAAGTGCAACCAGTAAGTGAAAACACCCCCACACACGACAAAAACAGAACCCtcgagtttttgtttttgttttttgtttttttttttttaacaaaatgacTTTAGGGACAagcagcagggagggaggggagggctaAGAGGGGATGAGAGAAAGGATGGAGAGGAGCCTTCGGGCAGAGAGAATTGTTACTGAACGGAAGCCTGAAGTTCACCCCCAGGCAGAAGGTGGTACCCTGGACATCCGGTCTGCCTCAAGGCAGAGGAGGGTGACGGAGAACTTTGCACTGATTTctcatgagcttttttttttttttttttttcttttggcaaagTGGCATGCTACATAATATGAAAAAATGTACATTTGAAAGACTGAGCGATAAGTgatatatcatatttattatatgttgtcCAAAAAAGAGTCACTTATATACGTCAGTAATAACATGAgttttcttttcatgtctttttgaTTCAGTAAAATAAATGCTTAGACAAAAGTATAGATTTTTTGTGattgaaaattacaaaaataaagtttatCTTTTTTTAACAAGCGATGAAATCCCAGGGAGctgattttactttaaaaaaaaaacaaaaaaacacgcACCCATTGTGAAACGGGTGACCTGGGCGCATAAAATATCCCTTCAGTAGTAGTGTACAAAATCTGTCCAGACTTAGGTCTGGTTTGTAGTCAGACCGCTTCTTTCTAGGTGCCCACCTCTTCTGAGCCGTGTTGACTTCGTGTggtgtctgtctttttaaaagaatggttTAAAGAAGGAACACTTGTTTGTGGATTGTTAGCACTAGCTAAGTAGGCGGCTACTTTTCCCTGCTGTTCCCGCTTAGATGTGCAGGTTTTGCCCTGGGTGTAGATTCATCTGTGTTCAGCTCCTCCCCTTCCAGAGTTCTTCCCGGGGCTCAGAGTGTCCCCGAGCACTGGCCAGCAAAGCCAGAAGGAGCTGGGCGGCAGGCGGACACTAGGCCGGCCTTGCAGCTGTTCAGCCGCCTGCGGCTGGGCGCCCGCACTGCCGGACAGCCTGCGAGCGGGAGGCTGTGGGCCGAGCAATTAGGAATCCCCGGGGGACGCCGGGTGCCCTGCTAACAAACCCTTGTCGCC from Arvicanthis niloticus isolate mArvNil1 chromosome 7, mArvNil1.pat.X, whole genome shotgun sequence includes these protein-coding regions:
- the Barhl2 gene encoding barH-like 2 homeobox protein, yielding MTAMEGASGSSFGIDTILSGAGSGSPGMMNGDFRSLGEARTTDFRSQATPSPCSEIDTVGTAPSSPISVTLDPPEPHLVTDGPQHHHHLHHGQQPPPPSVAPAQSLQPSPQQQPPPPPPQSAAQQLGSAAAAPRTSTSSFLIKDILGDCKPLAACAPYSTSVSSPHHTPKQESNAAHESFRPKVEQEDGKTKLDKREDSQSDIKCHGTKEEGDREITSSRESPPVRAKKPRKARTAFSDHQLNQLERSFERQKYLSVQDRMDLAAALNLTDTQVKTWYQNRRTKWKRQTAVGLELLAEAGNYSALQRMFPSPYFYHPSLLGSMDSTTAAAAAAAMYSSMYRTPPAPHPQLQRPLVPRVLIHGLGPGGQPALNPLSNPIPGTPHPR